The genomic segment AACATGGATTTTGGGCATCAgccttttatatttattcaaatatttttttccttgaaaacataaactactgttcaaagaaatataaattttttatattgtatgtTATGTTTTGATGGCTAAAATCGGTTCTTTGGGATTCTCGCAGCCCGAGAAGCCGCTATGTGGGAGCTGGAAGAGCGCCACCTACAGGAAAAACACCAGTTGCACAAACAGCAGTTGAAAGACCAGTACTTCATGCAACGGCACCAGCTGCTTAAAAGACACGAGAAGGTAACTTCCCAGATCGGTCAAATAAATGCTCTGCTGGCGGTTATTGGTGTGAATTTCTTTTCACTCTAAATGTGTTTCTGTACAGGAAATGGAGCAGATGCATCGGTATATCCAGCGTCTGATAGAGGAGATGAAGAACAAACAGACGCAGGAGAAGACCAGACTGCCAAAGATCCAGCGCAGTGATGCAAAGACCCGCATGGCCATGTTCAAAAAGAGCCTGCGCATCACGACCACAGGGGTCACGCCAGAACTGGAACGTGAAAGGGTCAAACAGGTCAGAGGTCATATCGGGTTCAGACtgaaacattaaaggaatagttcacacgaACAAAGACAGTTCGCTGaaaatactcaccctcaagtgATCCGAGATTTAGATTTAGAGAAGTTtagcatcacttgttcaccagtggatcttctgcagtgaatgggtgccatcagaatgagagtccaaacagctgataaaaacatcacagtaactTACACACCTCCGGTCCATAAGTTAAAGTCTTGTGAAGCCgtatgtttataagaaacacatccatcattaagacatttttaaattcaaGCCTTTGctaaaatacaaatactttatCGACAATatcgctttctccagtgaaaaagtctccttgtctgaatcaggagagaaatatgcacagatcaaacaccatTTATAAACGTAAACTATCCATGAACATGAAAAGTTAATTGTCGTTATTAACATTCTGGCCAATAATAACTGGCAAGCTTATTTTTTCATGCTGTAAGGGAAATAAACATGCTTAATTAAATACCCAATACTGTCTGATATGTATGCAGTCAATGGGTACCGATGTAATATTGCCATAATATGTTATCAGATGCTGCTAGAGATTTCAATTCATTGGTATCCACAGATATTGGATATATATCACTCAAGATTGCAAGATGAGTTGATAGCACTATTATATATCTAATATTGCAGGTTACTAATTGAAATATCTAATATTAGTCCATAATTTATATATAGTGCATCCCTAAATATTTAAACTTATTGCACAGATCATTTTCTTCTTGTTGTAAGTATGGTTTTGTTCGTGTAGTAATATTGTATATTTGTGTGGCCAATGAACAGTTTGCAGCACAGGAGGAGCAGAGACAAAGGAACGAGCGTCTCCATCAACAACAGAAGCATGAGACTCAGATGAGAGACCTGCAGACGCAGTGCGACGCCAACCTCCGAGAACTACAGCAGCTGCAGGTACACACAAAGTACAGAGACACAGTGCAGCATTTCAACTACATACAAACAAAAGTGATAGAGTCATCTGTGTGTTGCAGAATGAGAAGTGCCATCTGTTGATTGAGCATGAGACTCAGAAGCTGAAGGAGCTGGATGAGGAGCACAGCGCAGAGCTGAAGGACTGGAGAGAGAAACTCAGACCCCGCAAGAAGGTACCACTTACTGTACTTAACCTTAGTCACAGTTCTGAATGGTTGAATTATAATACATTTAGTTTTCTTGGTAAGCACCCTATTACAAGACTTTCTCGCACCTCATGAATGGACCATGAAAAGAGTTTATGTAATGCTTcatccacaccactaggtgtcagtcCTACAAGAAAATAACTGAGTGCACCTTCGCTATTCAACATTTCAATCCAATTAATAAGTGCATTTACTAATTACATGAAACCTCTGCATGCAGGCCCTTGAGGAAGAGTTCACCCGTAAGCTACAGGAACAGGAAATGTTCTTTAAAATGAGCGGGGAGTCTGCATGCCTTAACCCCTCCACCCAGAGCCGGATCTCAAAGTTCTACCCCGTCCCGAGTGTCCACTCCACTGGGTTTTAACGCACACGTTCACACTAAGAGCACAGAGATGCTAAACTGCATTGTGACTGAACCTCGGCGGCCTTGCTCCCTCTGATCGCTGACGTCAGGCAGAACGAAGGAGGGACTTCGCTTTTCCAGTAATATACAGAGAagtttttgcttttattatttttattatttaatctttaATAGTGGATTTTCAGTGTGGTTTCCCTAAACATTTCAGCAATGGTTCATGAAAGAAAATGTGATTCTGTATGCCACTAAAtagctttttttctctctcgaaTCATTGGTCTCGGTGTCTTAATGTTGTGATTTAACTTGCTGTGATATTTTTAGGATTATATCTGCATAATGGAATGACTGTTCAACTTCAGGCTAATTTGCGTGCACTAAACTAAGCGAATGATTTAACTAAAtctgaatcaaaataaaaaaatctgaaccaTAATAAAATGTTCTTACATTTTTGAAGACAATTCTAATGAAGTTTAAAGGCACATTATTTAAAGGTAAATACGCATCGCCTTCTTGAGCTTTATCATAATATGGATCTATAGGATTTATAGTAGCAGCAATATTCATTTCTTTGAGATGTTTGAGCATATCAGCCACACTGTATGCAAATATCCTGACATCACTGTGGTTTAAGCTGTGATTTGCACTTGCACTGCTATGCAATGTGATCATCTCAACATATTTCTGTGAACTTCAAAGCAAGAGAGCTCAATCTCTTCATACTGTCCATACTACTtatgaaaaagaaacaaatggTTTTTCAATTACATGCGTTTTAGTTCACCCAGACATCTCTACAATGCATTAGTGTAGTTTTCAGTAAAATTGTCTTGAAGATGATGTTATTTTATTCTTGTATACACATGTAGCACATTTTTGTAGTAATAGTTTTCTTTTCATCTCAACTGTTAACATACAGTTCAAAATGTTTTCTGCGTTTACATTTGTGCAGTACTCTAAAAACTGAACAAAACAATATTTCAAATCTGTGAAAAGACAAAATGTACCTGACTGTACAGAGAGTGCTGTGCACCTTCTGATAAAGCATTCATGATGCCTCTTTGCATTTtgacttggattttttttttttttttttttttttttttttttaggcattaTAAACTTGTGAGGAGAAGTTAGCAGTTGTATGTTCTGTTTGTGTCAAAGATCAAAGCATTGTGATTATAGGAAGCTGCTGTGATTAAAACATTTGTGGTGAATAGTTCAGTGATTTGGGTCTCTCTTTTCAAGTGTCTCTGTTTATGAACATATCTGTAAGTATCCTGCaagccacaataaaaaaaatcaatcaatctttATGCTCAATTTAAAAGTTAAGCCACTTTTGAGTCTAATTAAAGCATTTTAACAGCACAAATGACAAAAAGCAGAATATAAAGCACATCCACAGATTATGTTCAATCCCATTCTGCATTCATGCAAGAAAATCAAAACATTAGCAAAACAAAATTTCATTAAAACTGCCATCATAAAGGTGAATTTGATCATGTGATGCTTGTTAAttcaatgtaaatatatttagctGTTGTAATAAATTGATCtaaagcaagaaagaaaaaagaatagaatagagtaAATATGTACATGTTTTAGGCACACTAGCTAAATGGCTgtgctcctcttcctcctgcgAGTGAGATATGAAGCCTCGcctgcaggaaaaaaaaagggttgtttggacattatcatgaaaaaaaactttatgatcATTCATGTATTTTGTAAACAAATACATACCCTTCTCTCCCTTTTGTCCTTGCATTCCTGGTTGGCCTGTGAAGCCTGGTAGACCTATGGATCCTCTGTCACCTGCATGGAGTGAAATTACaagtcaaaacataaaacaagataGAGGAGATTTGAACAGTAATGCAGTTGCTGATGTTTATAAACAAAAGTTGTGATGAAATTTAGAGAGCATgtaatgtaaatcagtgagatctttaTTACAGACTACTTGCATttcataaaatgaatataaatcgTCACTCTATATCACTTAATTATGTATATACTGTTTGAAATGCTTAGTTTTACAATCAAAACACTGTGGGTTTTATTGTGAGGGAAGTTTACACGATGATGATTTGAcagattaaaaataaactttggTCAAAAGACTAATGTGTCAAATTTGATGCATTTTACCACGgttttttcaacaacaacaaaaaaagttgctTTAGTCCAGCAAGTGCTCATCTTGAAATATAACTAATAATCTAAAAGTTTTTCTTATATGTACTTAACAGCTGTAATGCTCTTATATGCCATGTGAAATCATTTTCTATATTTGAAAATGAACAGGCCAAGGGGCTGAAagctttaaaagcagaaatgagaagcttgtttttttgttaaagatataaaatgtttattatctGCACTAGAGGTCTACGTCAGTAAAGCATAAACCAATTTTTTTAGTGGATTTTTATGTAAATTGTATGGATTTGTCTCTTTGTAAACAGTACTGTTAAGTCATGACATGTCATTTCCTTCTATCATCACACAGATACTGAAGGTAACTAAGTTTGCTTGCTTTGCTGACCCTGACATGAAAGTCATATGGGCATATGATATGTACCTTTCGGTCCTGATGGTCCAGGAAGTCCCTGATATCCATtctcccctttctgtcctggTATACCTGGTTGTCCAATCATATGGTTTTCTGTAGAAACAGTCAGTTGTAATTAAAACCATGCATAGTAAATATGTaagattatttacatttttttgaacaAGTTCCATCTTGCCTCTGATGTAGTCCATGATCGCTGTCATATTGGAGGGAGAAAAGTCTACACTGATTCCTGGAGGTCCAGGTAATCCATCAATTCCAGGCACTCCAGGGGATCCACGGCCTCCATAGGCTCCAGGGAATCCTTGTGGACCTCGTGGACCTGGAATTGCTATCAAACCACCTTGGCCTTGTAACAGGCCTTGAGCTGTGGAAAAATGCAAACATACAAGGCTCAAGAAAGAAATCCTACATCTGTTTCTGCCCATATCTTGTACTTTTCAAGGCTATTTAAATGACTGCCACATATAGCATTACTTACACTTAATGTAATCTAAAACCTTCGTGGCGATATTTGCGTAATCCAAATTCTCATCAGCGCTTGGGTGACCTGCAAATGTCaagacacatttatttatatggcACATTATACAATAAAGATCTTCCCAAAGCTGCTTCACAGCATTAAACAGGAAGTCAATCATGCAAACGTAatcaaatatgagacaaaattcaATGTATGCTTTTTAAGCAGCTCTAAAAAGTCAATACTAGGTTTACTGTCACTGTTAAATCAGTTCGATTTACAAAACAAGTTGAATTCAGCTATAAGCAGCTAACAATGGTGTCGTTATCCAGGGAAGTCAACAGGGTCAGTAACAGGGTCGATGTTGCGGAATGCATCAATTATGAAATGAATttgaagcagctctacagaagactgtaatgtaatgtaattattcagctcaATTAATCTCATCTGATAAACAAGCCACCGAAGCAAGACTTAAGATGAAATACAGTTAGCAAAACACTCTTCTTACTTTTGATATACTCCTGAGGCTCTGCGCGGAATTGCTGTTGGTTTTCGTTAAGAGCATAAGACACTAGTCCTCCGGCGCTTCCCTGTGCTCCTTGAGGTCCTGGCAGACCTCTGAAACCAGAATCTAAACAAGACAGTTCATACAAAAGAGATATCAAAAATCTATGTAGAAATGTTTTACGCTAACTGGagtttggggttttttttttttttttttttaaacagatatAGTTTTTCCATTATACCTTTTGGACCTTCTGGCCCCATGGGACCCATTAGTCCTGAAGGTCCCTGTGGTCCTGGTGGACCCTCAGGACCTTGTTCTCCATGTGGTCCCGGTGACCCTGGCTGTCCTGGAATACCTGGATTCAGGGTAAAATAATGTAAACTTTCAAATCAGttactgcaaatatatatatatatatatatatattttttttttttttttattaattttgaatcACTAACCGATTTCAGGTTCTCCAGTTAGTCCaggctgcactgtaaaaaatgactgtgattttaacggtaaaaaactgtgaaaatgcaaaataaacaaataaacaaaatctgtttactggttaacggtaatttcctgtaaactttacagggaaaaaacgtaaacttacgttcccagaattctctgcgttgcatttcaaattttgtttgaatttgatgttttttctttgaaataactatgtttcttcttaattttttctcatctgttatgtttattaggtttgtatgttacataaaatgttgttaaattaatgtttattgcatatttcagtttaatgagtctcaccatgatggtgtttagtgcttgtgtgaatgacaccgtgcaccttctatgtatcttattatttaaaagctgcttgcgatgggctttgtttcaccacgtgactctctcatcaccaactgcttttggtggttaccagtgtaatacaaaagtacaaaacagatttcagtgcttcaataagttcgaatattaatattatatcaattaaattatggtattaaactgtaaatataaagtaaaaccgtAAAAACTGTTAAACCACTGGTTAAAATACTGgttttaccgtattttttacggtataattctggcaaccacagctgccggttttttaccgtatattttCCGGAATATTTTTTAACAGTGTGGCCTTGAGTAAAGAAAGATCAAAGATAATTTGTATGTAATTCAAAAATGTCAGAAtgattattatatactgtatgtgtgataGATTGTGTCAGTCTTACCAGGGAAACCTTGAGGGCCAATATCACCTGAACAGaggacattatttaatataaaaattcacAGGCTCCAGTTGTTtccagggggaaaaaaaaaagatgttttggaTCTACCTTGTGATCCGTTTGGTCCAATAGGTCCAGGAGGCCCAGGCGCTCCAGCAAAGAAGGTTTCTGATTGATCACAATAAACACAGTCACATCACTTTCATACCATTATTTAAGATCTCAAATGCTAATATAGTACATACAGTGAATTAAAGTATACCTGAAGTGGGTACAAAGCTTCCCGGTTCACCTTTTTTACCAGGAGGACCAGGCTGACCAATACCTGTTggaaaattttttaataaaaaatgaataccaTAACAGTACAGAAATGCCACTTTGAGATAAAAAAGAGTGAACTAAATTCAGGAAATATGTACCTGAATATTTTCCATCATTCCCAGGCGGTCCGGGTGGGCCAGGAGGACCAGGTtcagaagcagctttctctgttCAATTTAGATTAAAtgagaatgaattaattaattattgatatatatatatatttataatatacatttgtgAACACACTCACTCCCTGCACTCTCAGAGACTCTAGGCTTCCCATCTTCTCCTTTGTCTCCTTTATCTCCCTTTGAACCTACGGAGATTGAAATGTCAGGAGACTAAAACCTTCTGATTTCAgtctttgttttatagaaaaaaacAATTTTACCAGGTGAACCAGGACAACCAGGAGGACCAATAGGACCTGaggtttaaaagaaaaagaaaatgttagcAATATTAGCATGAACATACTGCAGTAACTGATTCTTTTCATTTCATATTAAATGCATTTGAGATAATCCATGATGAATTTCATGACACCTGATAGTCCAGGTGGTCCGGAAGGACCCGGAGCTCCAGGGGGTCCAGGTACACCCACAGTGTTAGTATTAGCGCCTGTCAGGAGTGACCAGAAATAAGAAATAATGATGAATGTTGTCACCATCAAATGAtcccgattattattattattactaacaaATTATCATTTGTGTTCCCTCACCTGCAGAAATGACTCTTCCGGGCTCACCTAAAGAGACAACATCATGTATAATATGATAattatgtgtgtaaatatatatacatcataACAATTTCTGCCTCACTAAACTTTAGTCATAATGGTATGGTATTAAGTAgaactgaattgaaaaaaaaataaataaataataataatacctttaGCTCCTGGCTGCCCCGGAGTGCCTGGCAAACCTagagtaatgtaatgtaataaaatacatttaaataaaacaattaaggttaaccTGTCAGTGTCTGCAGTTTCACAAAAAAAGCTAGATATGTTTTGTTTCCTATGCAGGTGAGAACAAATGAAATCAAACCTAGAGTCCTTGgagtatataaaaagtatatattatacatatgatACAACACATACAGTCCTTTTTAAATCCATATGTGTTCAAAATGTTCATACAATATCATCCAAAAGTTTGGGGAaggtaagatattttttttttttttaaactttgaaaatgcattgttttttagaaaaaatacTAATCATTATAAATTGGAAGGACCTAAAACTATGCCATTCAGTAATTCAGTTTATTAATTTAGGCTTTTCTTGTAAGTACATATCAAATCTATAttctttattaatatatttaggtATGTGTGCAGTATACAGTCAGTGAAAAGGATAGTTATGTTTTgtgatattaaaaaataattacctGGAATTCCAGGAAACCCTGTATCACCtgtaaaattatttgtaatattattgtaacttttcatgacatttcttattatatcatatatatttgtGATTTAACTGATACATGTGTGACATTGCTGTGATATTTGTGCTGTATGGTACTATTGTGATGTGGCattattgtgatatatttgtGATACATTTCTGATATTATGATATTGTTGCAACAATGTGCcattattgtgatatatttacaatattatgtGACACAGTTGtgtaataatgtgaaattgtGATATTTGTGATATAATTGTGATGCTGCTGTGTTGTGAcattattgtgatatatttatgatattgtGATACTGTTGCAATGATGTGATATTATTGTGATAGGTTTGTGATATAATTATATCATTATGTGACACCTGTAACACTGtcacaatataattttaaaacatttgtgacATTATAATATAGTTGTAACGTTGTGATACATTTGTGATATTGCAgtgatattgtgatatatttgtgATGTTAAGTGATGCTGCTGTGATGTGACATTACTGTGATAAATTTGTGATACTTGTGATTTTATGTGACACTATTGTGAtaatgtgtaacaatgttataaTTGTGATATAATTGTGATACATTTTTGATATAACTGATACATTTGTGATATTGCTGGGACACTGTGATATATTTGCGATGTTATGTGATGCTGTTGTGATATTATTGTGATAAATTTGTGATACTTGTGATTTTATGTGACATTATTGTGATGTGTGACAAAGTGATATTTGTGATATAATTGTGATACATTTGTGATATTGCTgtgatattgtgatatatttcttATCACTTATAATTGTGATAAGTGATGCTGCTGTGATGTGACATTATTGTGATAAATTTGGGATACTTGTGATTTTATGTGACACTATTGTGACAATGTGATATAATTGTCATACATTTGTGATATAACTGATACATTTGTGATATTGCTGTAATATATTTGTGATGTTATGTGATGCTGTTGTGACGTGACATTATTGTGATAAATTTGTGATGCCTGTGATTATATGTGACACTATTGTGACAATGTGTGACAGTGAGATATTTGTGATATAATTGTGATACATTTGTGATACTTGTGATTTTATGTGACATTATTGTAATGTGTGACAAAGTGATATAATTGTGATACATTTGTGATATGACTGATACATTTGTGATATTGCTgtgatattgtgatatatttgtgtgtatataagtGATGCTGTTGTGATGTGACATTATTGTGATAAATTTGTGATACTTGTGATTTTATGTGACACTATTGTGACAATGTGATATAATTGTCATACATTTGTGATATAACTGATACATTTGTGATATTGCTGTAATATATTTGTGATGTTAAGTGATGCTGTTGTGACGTGACATTATTGTGATAAATTTGTGATTATATGTGACACTATTGTGACAATGTATGACAGTGAGATTTTTGTGATATAATTGTGATAAATTTGTGATATAACTGATACATTTGTGATATTGCTGtgatattgttatatatttgtgATGTTAAGTGATGCTGTGGTGATGTTTCATTATTGTGATACATTTTTGATACTTGTGATTTTATGTGACATTATTGTGATAATGTGTGACAATGTGATATTTGTGATATAGttctaaaacatttatattattatatgtttgtGATATAATTGTAATACCTATGTGATACTGTAAAATGTTTGTGATATTATGTGATACTGTTGCTATATCATGGATGTTTATTTAGCTGGGTGTTATATTATTATGAATACAGTACCTTTCACTCCAGGAGGTCCTTGGTCACCTAGAATGACGTGAGTACAAGTAAAATGTATGTATGAGTAAAATGCATTCAATCATTTTCACTCAGTATTTCTCCAGGTTTATCTATTGAATGTATTTTTCTGTAGGTGTTACCTTTAGACCCAGGCACTCCTCTCTCACCCTTAAGTGAAGTTGCAAGTGAAGCTATaatgaaatcataaaaatgtataaatgtttatataactCTATCATATGTTTAGCATGAATATATGATTAACACCTCTGATGGTGTCCGACTGAAGTTCGGATCTGAGGATCTGTTGGATGGTCCTCTCCAGAACCACAGGGTCTTGTGCAGCAGATGCTGAACCCAGGTTTATAGTGTTATCAGCACTGACGCCAGTGATGTGCTCAGCGTATGAAGACTCCAGTGGATCAATGATGTTCACATCCGAGGAGGCAGACAAACGACTGGTTCGAGCAGAGACTGCGCTTTCTCCACCATCAATAGCATCCACACGAGCTTTCAACTTCCGGACCTCCTCACCTAAAAGAGAAATGTTCATTTTGAAGTAAACTGCCAAAGTACAAGCTTTATCAGTTGGTCTAAAATAATATCATGATACATAATGTACCCAGTGCGATGAGGCCACAGAGGAGTCCCAGAAGAAGGAGAAGACCTAGAAGCCACTTCCACCACGAGCAGCAGGAACAGAAACCTAGTCCTGCACTGTCAGACTCATCTTTACGGATATCTGTTGGGACATTAATATGAGACTATGAACAAAAACCTGATCCAACAGGCCATCATTGCTGAATGAACTGATGTGGATGACAGTTTTTGTAATATTTGAATTTCTTTTGTACATTTACCTGCATAGGCTGCCTTGTCTTTCATTAATGCTCTGGAAGCTGAAAGCACATAA from the Carassius carassius chromosome 7, fCarCar2.1, whole genome shotgun sequence genome contains:
- the LOC132144246 gene encoding collagen alpha-1(XVII) chain-like, with amino-acid sequence MISSTTESTITASRALMKDKAAYADIRKDESDSAGLGFCSCCSWWKWLLGLLLLLGLLCGLIALGEEVRKLKARVDAIDGGESAVSARTSRLSASSDVNIIDPLESSYAEHITGVSADNTINLGSASAAQDPVVLERTIQQILRSELQSDTIRASLATSLKGERGVPGSKGDQGPPGVKGDTGFPGIPGLPGTPGQPGAKGEPGRVISAGANTNTVGVPGPPGAPGPSGPPGLSGPIGPPGCPGSPGSKGDKGDKGEDGKPRVSESAGKKAASEPGPPGPPGPPGNDGKYSGIGQPGPPGKKGEPGSFVPTSETFFAGAPGPPGPIGPNGSQGDIGPQGFPGIPGQPGSPGPHGEQGPEGPPGPQGPSGLMGPMGPEGPKDSGFRGLPGPQGAQGSAGGLVSYALNENQQQFRAEPQEYIKKLLQIHFIIDAFRNIDPVTDPVDFPG